In Micropterus dolomieu isolate WLL.071019.BEF.003 ecotype Adirondacks unplaced genomic scaffold, ASM2129224v1 contig_13321, whole genome shotgun sequence, the sequence CCTCTGTTTGTGCCCCTGTCCAATTCCACAGCCCTTGGCTGGTTGTCCAGTGTGATGGCTCCCCCTGCCTGGCCGCCTCTCAGCTCCCTCAGGCTGCTCGTATCTCAAGAGGGCCAGTCCTGTGTGGAGGCGTGCCATTCAGCTGGTTTCATCTGTGAGCCTGCTCACTTCCGCTTCATCAACAACAAGGAGGCCCTGCGCGGGTAAGTCAGCCTAAAGTAAAGGGGTCCACCTGGCTGAAAGCTGCATAAATACAGAGTTGCTGAGTTGCAACCTTTCTTTACCCAGGAACACCACCAACTGAAGAAGACAATCTGTGGTTGATCATGTCTACATATGAtctaaagaaaaatatatatacaaatgaAAGCTATTTTTAGATATCACAACACAAAAAATCAAGATCCcctcaaagaaaaacaatggcTCTGTATCTCAAATGCTCATTCAAATTCATCTACACAATGTGATCACATCTAAACCCACCACAGTATTTCTGCACTGCCGGTATGGATAATTTCTCTTATATTAGCTGATACTGAGAACAGGTGAGGTTGCATCTCAccatgtatttatttagtttactgTACAAGCTGCAGGCAGTTGAACTAGAAATTTCAGACGCTGCCTTTACCGGAGCTTTGAGACTGAAAGCCAGTGTGTGAGTCTTTCCTCCTAACATCCCCCTCCTGACTGCTTCACCTCTTATTCTTTGCTCATGTTTCATCCTCCAAGTATCTTTTGTGTTTgcttcttttctgtctgtctttacaGTGTCGCTCTCCTTTTATTTCTGCTCCGTTTCTCCCCCTCGTAGCTCAGGTCTGTTCTCTGACACAAGTTATCTTTCTCACACTGACGTCTCAAATCTGCCTCGCAGTTTTTCCAACTTCCTTGTCACTTCTCCATTAAAATTCCTTCGCTCTCTTTTTAAATTGGCATCTGTAGTGTGATGAAAGTGATGaaatctctctcttttcccgTCTTAAATTTTGAGGTTATGCCAGTTCCACTTTTCTGTTActtttgcaaataaaaataacttttattacttgtatttatttgaaaGTTATCTTTTGTAGAACACGCCAACAAAATATTAGCATGTTTACAGACCTCTGCTCCTCTGTTTCACCCCTCAGGTTGGAGGTGCAGTGCGAGGTGGTAGACTCTGAGATCAACCACATCCTTCCAGCGTTCTCGGTGGTGCGGCGGGAGTGCGGTCTCCAGCGGGAACCCCTCCTCTTCAGCTGTGCAGGACACTCCCCTAAATACAGACGTCTTTGCCCCTGCAGGGACTTCCGCCACGGCCAAGTGGCGCTCTGCAGAGACTGCCTATAGTGATGGGGCACATGCAGGACAGACACAAAAGAATTAGAGACAGATTGGTGGGGAAAAAGGGCACCCACAGGCC encodes:
- the LOC123966383 gene encoding alpha-1,6-mannosylglycoprotein 6-beta-N-acetylglucosaminyltransferase B-like: MYGCAILEELDYLCKLNGLQVEPYLPYEYTCEGMLERVHSYIQHQDFCAPEPPFIPANLSRHGSAGGSRITGPLFVPLSNSTALGWLSSVMAPPAWPPLSSLRLLVSQEGQSCVEACHSAGFICEPAHFRFINNKEALRGLEVQCEVVDSEINHILPAFSVVRRECGLQREPLLFSCAGHSPKYRRLCPCRDFRHGQVALCRDCL